The Gouania willdenowi chromosome 5, fGouWil2.1, whole genome shotgun sequence sequence ttgaaacagCGGGCTTTCCTAAACCCCTCGAACATTGGTTCCTTAAGGCTTagtctacaaattcaaaacaatgagtggaatttaaggtggattttttttaactataacTTTTATGTGTTTACTTAAATggtaagtaaatacagtctcctttgtaCAATGTCGCtaattgtctcctattgtcagaagtgagATAAAAAGGcttctacagcataaaataatcttgtttcaataaattactagaaaatctattattttattgagcaatagtactgttagtttgtggtgaatttgccCAAGAATATGTCCCACACATGtccaatgtgctcctgtacccctatggggtacatgtacccttgTACCCCTATGGGGTACATGTACTCctgtttgagaatcactgcaataGGCAACATCTGAATTATTCCAATTGCTAAATTTCCTTTGTCCAGTGAGTCTACCTTCATTTCATCTTCCATCCCCTCTCCGTTAGCAGGCACAGGGCACGGCTGCTATCTAGGTCACAGTCAGCCCCATGGGCACATCCTCAGATAAGGAACTCTGACAGCTCTCTGCCTCTCTTCTACCACAGTACCCCACCACCACCTTGTTTGTAATGAAGACACACGAGAGACCCATCTCCACCAATAGGCCAACACCTTGCACTTCACATCGAACCAATAAAAACGTGCCACTACAGCACACGAGAGGATCCTGACCAATGATATGTCCCAGCTACGAGGCGAGCAGAGGGCATTGCATGCGATATGTACTTATACCTTCATAGTAGTGGTCCTCCACCGTGAGGACTCGTCCCCTGGTGGCTCGAGTGTGATCCATGATTGTTTTGATGTCCAGTGGTTTGATTGTGAAGGGGTCAATGACTCTGACAGAAATCCTGTCTGAAAAAGGAATTTGTACAaattagtacagtgcccgtcggaattatgtattcatatagtgggagcttaagtaaagttgtcaattatggccaaatgagtacgtgtttgaaggttggatgtacaaagaggtgtacatactctgtagtctGTCGTGtaataaaggggtatatttgcggatgcaaagtaaaatagcgtgtgcattTTCCCTGGTTttattctatgggacatgcgcatgagaaattgataaataaagtttgcactaCTTAAGTTGGACTTAAGCAAATAGATAATACATGTCCCAGAGCATCCCCTGTCCTTAGACCCTCCTTTGGCAAGGAGAAACTCAAAAAACCCAGTGGGAAAATGTATTACAcataaacatgtcatgtacatccaaggtgcgcatTAGGTTGTAAACACGTGGTGAAAAAAATCAGTTAATAATGGCGTGTTCGCGGAGAATTGTGCATGTTTCGCTGTTTGCTTTGAGCACAGCAGCTGTAACTTCCGGGAACTTGAGTCTATTTCaaacttccgttgtcgcaactctctctctaaactgCTCTGTGTACGTGTAGCTCAGATGTCCCTCCCCCTCTCATGTCCggttaaaataaaactaaaataaacgtGTTGAAACGTAATAATCaccaaataacaataatacatttcaggTCCATCAGACACTGCATCAGGGAGATACAGTATGCGctacacatgcacgcacacacacaaatgcatacAGACCTTCCTTGATTTATAgataatctaataataatattaatgataatttGGCTTATATAGTCAATATTATATAATGATACATATTGTTGTTAGCATGCCCAGCGTCATGAGTTCAAATCTCGCGCGTTAGTTTCCTGATCAagtatgtttttgttcttttttttttgtttttgttctcatacCCAAGTGCATGCAACTTGGGTATGttggtatatacagtataacaattTCCCTAGGCATTTTAAATATACAGtgtacagtggtgtgaaaaactttttcacaccactgtatacTCGTACTATTAATGGATATTATTTTCTGGATAAAATCAGCAGAGTGCTGTATTAAAATACCTTTCTTTAGATGTTCTGCTGCAGCGAGCGCCTCATGCAGTGTGACTCCTGCTGCTACCACAGTCACCTGGTCCTCCTTACTTTGATACACCACCTGTCGTAATCAGTTCAGTCACAGTCTTTCATATATTCAagagagggtttttttttttttactttgataaCATTTTTATCTGCTTTAGCGATTGATCTGACCTTGGCCTGGCCAACATGAAAGTCATCATTGCTGTTATAGATGATGCCCCAGTCTTGGCGACTGGTTCGGATGTAGCTAACACCCTAAATGAGATATAACAAGTAAACACCAATATAACAAGATtcataattggaaaaattgttcttttatttttttaaagcgaaGCAACTCTGTGTTATTAATACCTTTGTCATTGCAGCCAGTTCAACAGCCTTCTCTACAGACACGCCATCACAGGGATAGAAAATGGTTGCTGAGGGAAGAGCCCTGAACATCGCCATGTCCTCCAGGCCCATCAGAGAGGGGCCTTCCTCCCCTGGAACGTATATATTTATACTGGATTTTGTTGAATAATTACATGGGAAATTCTCATGATGTATCGACTGCTTTGGTTAGAGGATGCATGCAGATGCACAGGCACAAAGCTGCACTCCATGCAGGGTATACCTTCACTAACAGAGAGACACTTGGTTCATGGCAAATAGTTTCCAGGGTAGACACAAAGGGAGAGAAAAGGGAGGATTAGGTGGTAAATTGTGAGGAAAACACTGTGTGAATTAATTACCACTCACACATTAAGATTTGCAACAGTGAACATACAGTGAGGGTTGGAAAGTGTCAGATTTCATTGCAAGGGCATAAAGATAAGTCTTTTAACAATTCTGATTTGGTAGACGTGGTGTGCTCGGGTTATTGGCCGCTATCTCCTCACCAGTAGACAGACCGCAGTGGGAACCACAGAGGTTGATGTTGCTCTCTGAAATCGCTGCCATGCGTAGCTGGTCAAAGGCGCGAGTAAAGAAAGAAGCAAGAGTGCTGGCAAAAACTACATTCCTGTCACGAGCAGCACATCCCATCGCAACACTGACCTGGGAAAAAAGAAGAGTTATAGATAAATTCAACTACACATTACAAAAATCAAGTCAATAGGAGGGGATATTAGGAGCTGTTTCTAGATGTTGTGGGGGCTCGCTGTACAATGCTCCACATACGTTATTACGTGTTCATTGAGAGTGAGTTCATCTTTGTCTGAGGCAAATCAagcttttaatgtaataatgatAGACTCAGCATTTTTTTATCTATCTTCTGGCAGCAACTGAGTTCACACCCTTATACTTTTGACTTCTCCCATGCATTAAGCCAGATGGCCCCACCCTTTGCACTGATTAATATTTTACCTCTGAATGCACTTGTCATAGCTACTTACTGTCAGACATGGGCCTGACCTAAATTGGAGCTGTATGCTGCAGTAGCGTGACAGGCTCAATAAAGGTTGATAGACTTTATtacaaaacatttcaaatgaagctgtgacaaaaaatattgttcTTTCTTAACTATAGGTGGCAACAGCTGCTTTAATGAAGATGAGAAAACATGTGGGTTTTGCATTTTGACGCAACATATGGACGATCCTTAAATAATTCACGCACACAGGCTCAGACATGTAGCTGTGACAATGTGTGTCTTTCAAAACCAGCGTCAACTGAGCATGAGCTATTTCTTGTATGCTGCACAGGAGATTCTTTATGTGTAGTTAAAGAAAAGCatgcaacagaaaataaaacagaatagaaGAATTTTGCCCCAGAATagtattttttccaaatctTTTAAGAATCAGGAGTCATACCATATTCTGCTGAGCAATGTAGCACTCAACAAAGCGGTTTGGATGTTCATTCTTGAAGATCTCTGAGTAGGTGAGGTTATTAGTGTCTCCATCCAGGGCCACGACTCGCTCATTGTAGCGTCCCAGCTTGGCCAGGGCCATCCCGTACGCCTTCCGTGTGGAAATCTACAGAGCGAGAGACACAtttaaatgaatcaaaaacaaGATATTAGCAGCATTTGTACATTTCAGATAAACATATAACAGTTAGCTGTAATAGCTAATAAGGACAGAAACTATATCAACGTCTGTGTCCATGCTGAGCTAACAAACCTTCTCTCCTGCTTTGTAGCTGGGTGCACTTGGCATCCGGATGTTTCTCAGGCTGACAGGTGGGGAGTCCTCGATGGGGGCAGGGGGGTACAGGTGCTTGCTGCTGTTCATGATGCGGCCCTGCAGTTCTTTGATAACCATCTCTGACATATCCTTTGGCAAAGGTTTAGCATGCCAGCCCAACTTATCCTCTGCAgctaaaacaacataaacaatgcaatgcatgtG is a genomic window containing:
- the tkta gene encoding transketolase is translated as MEDYHKPDQQTVQALRNIANRLRIHSIKATTAAGNGHPTSCCSVAEIMSVLFFHTMKYRPEDPRYFNNDRFILSKGHAAPALYSIWVETGYLKESDLFSLCHVDCGVESHAVTRQQFMDVATGSVGQGLGVACGMAYSGKYFDKSSYRVYCLLGDGEMSEGSVWEAMSFASYYQLDNLVAIIDINRLGQSDTAPLQHHVEKYQRRCEAFGWHAIIADGHSVEELCKALSQPRHQPTAIIAKTIKGKGIPAAEDKLGWHAKPLPKDMSEMVIKELQGRIMNSSKHLYPPAPIEDSPPVSLRNIRMPSAPSYKAGEKISTRKAYGMALAKLGRYNERVVALDGDTNNLTYSEIFKNEHPNRFVECYIAQQNMVSVAMGCAARDRNVVFASTLASFFTRAFDQLRMAAISESNINLCGSHCGLSTGEEGPSLMGLEDMAMFRALPSATIFYPCDGVSVEKAVELAAMTKGVSYIRTSRQDWGIIYNSNDDFHVGQAKVVYQSKEDQVTVVAAGVTLHEALAAAEHLKKDRISVRVIDPFTIKPLDIKTIMDHTRATRGRVLTVEDHYYEGGLGEAVSAAMINESAFNLHRLAVPSVPRSGKPHELMKVYGIDRDAIAQAIRKMLSSSTNAK